The DNA segment AAAGGGTAAGAGAGAGGTCTTTGTGCCGGGCTACCTGAAACTCGTAAAATATCTCCCCAACTGGCCGGTCTTTACGTACCGGTTCAAGTATTAGTCGGGTTTATAAAGGGAAACCCCAACTTAGTGCGATAACGCTCACCGGGTGATGCTCATGGCGAGGGACGAAGTGAGGAGAATCCTTCCGGCTGACATAAAGCGAGAAGTTCTGGTTAAGGATGAAAAGGCCGAGACGAACCCAAAGTGGGGCTTTCCGCCCGAGAAGAGACCGATGGAGATGCACATGCAGTTCGGCATAATCAACCTCGACAAGCCGCCCGGGCCGACGAGCCACGAGGTCGTTGCCTGGATTAAGAGGCTCTTCGGCCTTAACAAGGCCGGCCACGGCGGAACTCTGGATCCAAAGGTCAGCGGAGTTTTGCCTGTGGCGCTTGAGAGGGCTACCAGGGTCGTCCAGGCCCTTCTCCCCGCAGGTAAAGAGTACATCGCCCTGATGCACCTCCACGGCGAGGTTCCCGAGGATAAAATTCGAGCAGTGATGAAAGAGTTCGAGGGTGAGATAATCCAGAGGCCGCCCCTTAGGAGCGCGGTCAAGAGAAGGCTGAGAACGAGGAAGGTTTACTACATCGAGATTCTGGAGATAGACGGCAAGGACGTGCTCTTCCGGGTTGGAGTTGAGGCGGGAACTTACATAAGGTCGCTTATCCACCACTTTGGTCTTGCCCTCGGTGTTGGTGCCCACATGGCCGAGCTTAGGAGGACGAGGAGCGGGCCGTTCAAGGAGGACGAAACGCTGGTGACCCTTCACGACCTCGTTGACTACTACCACTTCTGGAAGGAGGACGGCATCGAGGAGTACTTTAGGAAGGCGATACAGCCTATGGAGAAGGCCGTTGAACACCTGCCGAAGGTCTGGATTAGAGATTCGGCCGTTGCGGCGGTAACCTACGGCGCCGACCTTGCCGTCCCGGGGATAGTAAAGGTTCACAAGGGCATCAAGAGGGGCGACCTCGTCGCGGTCATGACCCTTAAAGACGAGCTTGTGGCTTTGGGCAAGGCCACCATGACGAGCGGTGAGATGCTCCAGAGGAGCAAGGGAATAGCGGTAGACGTGGACAAGGTCTTCATGCCGAGGGACTGGTATCCCAAACTCTGGTAACGAAAGACAAGGGGGCTCCGCCC comes from the Thermococcus thioreducens genome and includes:
- a CDS encoding RNA-guided pseudouridylation complex pseudouridine synthase subunit Cbf5 produces the protein MARDEVRRILPADIKREVLVKDEKAETNPKWGFPPEKRPMEMHMQFGIINLDKPPGPTSHEVVAWIKRLFGLNKAGHGGTLDPKVSGVLPVALERATRVVQALLPAGKEYIALMHLHGEVPEDKIRAVMKEFEGEIIQRPPLRSAVKRRLRTRKVYYIEILEIDGKDVLFRVGVEAGTYIRSLIHHFGLALGVGAHMAELRRTRSGPFKEDETLVTLHDLVDYYHFWKEDGIEEYFRKAIQPMEKAVEHLPKVWIRDSAVAAVTYGADLAVPGIVKVHKGIKRGDLVAVMTLKDELVALGKATMTSGEMLQRSKGIAVDVDKVFMPRDWYPKLW